The Pseudosulfitobacter pseudonitzschiae genome includes a region encoding these proteins:
- a CDS encoding sulfotransferase family 2 domain-containing protein produces the protein MAQKFDYFVVFAEMRTGSNFLETNLNAFDGITCHGEAFNPHFIGYPNVTGILGVSQAARDADPNGLIKVIRKESDGLGGFRYFHDHDPRIFDAVVDDPKCAKIVLTRNPVDSYVSWKIAQATGQWKLTDLKRRKEGAAEFDSVEFEAHLEALQRFQVTLMNRLQVSGQTAFYVAYEDLQSVEVMNGLAAYLGVDSRLQGLDQSLKKQNPSPITEKVTNADEMAQALNSLDRFNLTRTPNFEPRRGPVIPTYVAAAKTPLLYLPMRSGPEDQIFDWLAAVDGVGADELLRKMNQKDLRQWKRRNRGHRSFTVLRHPVARAHHAFCHRILNPGPACYDALRQTLIRRYGLPLPEGAPDASYDRTAHHRAFTAFLNFLKGNLAGQTAIRVDAAWCTQAQAVQGFGEFVLPDRIIREDELLSELGQLAAQVGVTQIPEVPQVSEPGPFTLKDIYDDSIESLASDVYQRDYMMFGFSRWA, from the coding sequence ATGGCGCAGAAATTCGACTATTTCGTGGTGTTCGCAGAGATGCGCACTGGCTCTAACTTTCTTGAAACGAACCTGAACGCATTCGATGGCATCACCTGCCACGGCGAGGCGTTCAATCCGCATTTCATCGGCTATCCCAATGTGACCGGGATCCTTGGCGTGTCACAGGCCGCCCGTGATGCTGACCCCAACGGGCTGATCAAGGTGATCCGCAAGGAATCTGACGGGCTGGGCGGGTTCCGGTATTTCCACGACCACGATCCACGCATCTTTGATGCAGTGGTGGACGATCCGAAATGCGCCAAGATCGTGCTGACCCGCAATCCGGTTGACAGCTACGTGTCTTGGAAAATTGCGCAGGCGACAGGGCAGTGGAAGCTGACGGACCTCAAACGTCGCAAAGAAGGCGCTGCCGAATTTGATTCGGTCGAGTTCGAGGCCCACCTTGAAGCATTGCAACGATTTCAGGTGACGCTGATGAACCGGCTGCAAGTGTCAGGGCAGACCGCGTTTTACGTGGCCTACGAAGATCTGCAAAGCGTCGAGGTTATGAACGGTCTCGCCGCCTACTTGGGCGTCGATAGTCGTTTGCAGGGGCTGGATCAAAGCCTGAAAAAGCAAAACCCCAGCCCGATCACCGAAAAGGTGACCAATGCAGACGAAATGGCGCAGGCGTTGAACAGTCTGGACCGGTTCAACCTGACCCGCACGCCCAATTTCGAGCCGCGCCGTGGACCTGTGATCCCGACATATGTCGCGGCAGCCAAGACGCCGTTGCTGTATCTGCCGATGCGCAGCGGACCCGAGGATCAGATATTCGACTGGCTGGCTGCGGTGGACGGTGTCGGCGCGGATGAACTGCTGCGCAAGATGAACCAAAAAGACCTGCGCCAATGGAAGCGCCGCAATCGCGGGCACCGCAGCTTTACAGTGCTGCGCCATCCGGTGGCGCGGGCGCACCATGCGTTCTGCCACCGCATCCTGAATCCCGGGCCTGCATGTTATGATGCCTTGCGCCAAACATTGATCCGCCGCTATGGGCTGCCCTTACCTGAGGGGGCGCCCGACGCAAGTTATGATCGTACGGCACACCATCGCGCCTTCACGGCTTTCTTGAACTTTCTCAAGGGAAACCTTGCAGGCCAAACCGCGATTCGCGTCGATGCTGCGTGGTGCACGCAGGCGCAGGCCGTTCAGGGATTCGGCGAGTTTGTGTTGCCCGATCGTATCATCCGCGAAGATGAACTTTTGTCCGAGCTGGGCCAACTTGCGGCGCAGGTGGGTGTGACGCAGATACCCGA
- a CDS encoding DUF5927 domain-containing protein — MTVGIIMLVHTALGRAEQAARHWAAAGCPVVIHVDKSVPRKTYELFVASLADIKDVEFSTRYRCEWGTWGIVAASQSASELMLERFRQVRHVYLASGSCLPLRPVEELIEYLEARPQTDFIESATTADVPWTVGGLDHERFTLRFPFSWKRHRFLFDKYVEFQRIFRLRRKIPNGLTPHMGSQWWCLTRQTLSAILQDPDRAEYDRYFRQVWIPDESYFQTLARQYSIKIESRSLTLSKFDFQGKPHIFYDDHLQLLRRSDCFVARKIWPHADRLYEAFLTDPAGAMKRTEPNPGKIDRIFAKAVDRRTRGRPGLYMQSRFPNEDWENGVTAAPYSVFCGFTEVFENFDPWLAKATGARVHGHLFAPDRAHFAEGQTTIHGALGEAPKLRDYNAAAFLTNLIWNTRGERQCFQFGPADNQAINWRLAKDPNAQISVISGAWAVPLFRSNRNFMDIRKEAAALQKIESDFLNVLRSPFTKARVRIWMMAEFIEAPMEPLQGILDEIGPTQQRRLSEVPKMVDLNGFGQFLQNLKNQGMHPYLMGDFPVERTVETQPEAPRKPYLVR, encoded by the coding sequence ATGACCGTTGGGATCATCATGTTGGTCCACACAGCACTTGGCCGTGCCGAACAGGCCGCGCGGCACTGGGCTGCTGCGGGCTGTCCGGTGGTGATCCATGTCGACAAAAGCGTGCCGCGCAAAACCTACGAGCTGTTCGTGGCTTCCTTGGCGGATATAAAGGATGTCGAATTCAGTACGCGCTATCGCTGTGAGTGGGGCACTTGGGGCATCGTGGCCGCGTCGCAATCCGCGTCAGAGCTGATGCTGGAGCGGTTTCGTCAGGTGCGCCACGTTTATTTGGCCTCCGGGTCTTGCCTGCCGCTGCGCCCCGTCGAAGAGCTGATCGAATACCTTGAGGCGCGCCCGCAAACCGATTTCATCGAAAGTGCCACTACCGCCGATGTGCCGTGGACGGTGGGTGGTTTGGACCATGAACGCTTTACCCTGCGGTTCCCCTTTTCGTGGAAGCGTCACCGGTTTTTGTTCGATAAATACGTCGAGTTTCAGCGCATATTCCGGCTGCGGCGCAAGATTCCCAACGGGTTGACTCCGCACATGGGGTCGCAATGGTGGTGTCTGACGCGTCAGACCCTGTCGGCGATACTGCAAGATCCGGATCGCGCCGAGTATGACAGGTATTTCCGTCAAGTCTGGATTCCTGATGAAAGCTATTTCCAGACGCTTGCACGGCAATATTCGATCAAGATCGAAAGCCGGTCGTTGACCCTGTCCAAGTTCGACTTTCAGGGCAAGCCGCATATTTTCTATGACGACCACCTGCAATTGCTGCGCCGGTCCGATTGCTTTGTCGCCCGCAAGATCTGGCCCCACGCCGACCGTCTATACGAGGCATTTTTGACTGACCCCGCAGGTGCGATGAAGCGGACAGAGCCGAACCCCGGCAAGATCGACCGCATCTTTGCCAAGGCGGTGGACCGGCGGACACGTGGCCGCCCGGGTCTGTATATGCAAAGCCGCTTTCCCAACGAGGATTGGGAAAACGGCGTGACAGCCGCGCCCTATTCGGTGTTCTGCGGTTTTACCGAAGTGTTCGAAAATTTCGATCCGTGGCTGGCCAAGGCCACAGGTGCGCGGGTGCATGGCCATCTGTTCGCACCGGACCGTGCCCATTTCGCCGAAGGCCAGACCACGATCCACGGCGCATTGGGTGAGGCACCGAAGTTGCGCGATTATAACGCGGCGGCATTTCTGACCAATCTGATCTGGAACACGCGGGGCGAGCGGCAGTGTTTTCAGTTCGGCCCCGCAGACAATCAGGCGATCAACTGGCGTTTGGCCAAAGATCCCAACGCGCAGATTTCGGTGATCAGTGGCGCGTGGGCGGTGCCGTTGTTCCGATCGAACCGCAACTTTATGGACATCCGAAAAGAGGCCGCTGCATTGCAAAAGATCGAAAGTGATTTTTTGAACGTGCTGCGCTCTCCTTTTACCAAGGCGCGGGTGCGTATCTGGATGATGGCCGAATTCATCGAGGCCCCGATGGAGCCCCTGCAGGGCATTTTGGATGAAATCGGCCCGACCCAACAGCGCCGTCTGTCCGAGGTGCCGAAGATGGTGGACCTGAACGGCTTTGGCCAGTTCCTTCAAAACCTGAAGAATCAAGGGATGCACCCCTATCTGATGGGCGATTTTCCGGTCGAGCGCACGGTCGAAACACAACCCGAAGCCCCGCGAAAACCCTATTTGGTAAGATAA
- a CDS encoding glycosyltransferase family 2 protein — MGVWQSYRLRLQRKRWRIRAIRKRRELSRVADRTSVIRPNDILLFSTQRNEKIRLPYFLDYYRDQGVNHFLIVDNDSTDGSAEYLADQSDVSVWSSKASYKKSRFGVDWLNWLQMKYAHGHWCLTVDPDEFLIYPFCDTRPLRALTDWLDASSIKSFSAMLLDMYPKGRLDAHPYQPGQNPIEIAGWFDSGNYVMSRNRKFGNLWIQGGPRARAFFSDQPENAPALNKVPLVKWDKKYAYVSSTHMLLPRGLNQVYDEWGGEKASGVLLHAKFLDTFTSKAAEELSRGQHYSASVEYKAYAESLKDDPDLWCKWSEKYINWRQLEILGLMSKGNWA; from the coding sequence TTGGGCGTCTGGCAGTCATACAGACTCAGGTTGCAACGCAAGCGATGGCGTATCCGCGCCATTCGAAAACGTCGTGAACTGTCCCGTGTGGCCGACCGTACAAGCGTGATCCGCCCCAATGACATCTTGCTGTTCTCGACCCAGCGGAACGAGAAAATCCGCCTGCCGTACTTTCTGGATTACTATCGCGATCAAGGGGTTAACCATTTCCTGATCGTGGACAATGACAGCACAGATGGTTCGGCAGAGTATCTGGCCGATCAAAGCGATGTGTCAGTATGGTCGTCGAAAGCCAGCTACAAGAAATCCCGATTTGGCGTCGACTGGCTGAACTGGTTGCAGATGAAATATGCCCACGGGCACTGGTGCCTGACAGTCGATCCCGATGAATTCCTGATCTATCCGTTTTGCGACACGCGTCCGCTGCGCGCGCTGACCGACTGGCTGGATGCGTCTTCGATCAAATCCTTTAGCGCCATGCTCTTGGATATGTACCCCAAGGGGCGGCTGGACGCGCATCCATATCAGCCGGGACAGAACCCGATCGAAATCGCAGGCTGGTTCGACAGCGGTAACTACGTGATGTCGCGTAACCGGAAGTTCGGCAACCTGTGGATACAGGGCGGCCCGCGTGCGCGCGCGTTTTTTTCCGACCAACCCGAGAATGCGCCTGCGTTGAACAAGGTGCCTTTGGTCAAGTGGGACAAGAAATACGCCTATGTCAGTTCGACCCATATGCTGTTGCCGCGCGGGTTGAATCAGGTCTATGACGAATGGGGCGGCGAAAAGGCCAGCGGTGTGCTGTTGCACGCCAAGTTCCTTGATACGTTCACATCCAAAGCCGCAGAAGAACTGAGCCGTGGCCAGCACTATAGCGCGTCAGTCGAATACAAAGCCTATGCCGAAAGCCTGAAGGACGATCCCGACCTTTGGTGCAAATGGTCCGAGAAATACATCAACTGGCGACAGCTTGAGATTTTGGGCCTGATGTCGAAAGGCAACTGGGCATGA
- a CDS encoding glycosyltransferase yields the protein MTNNPPARLLDLTRLVRRAGRVLTGVDRVEMAYLRRLVGDDVPAFALVRTPLGYLLLDRGGMLALAQRLDGAVAWSAPGLLSRLTQGLTDVQRVALADARRLSVARTLPRGLAAMLRRHLPQGTNYLNTGHSNLTDRVLRAAAGMGGRTAVFVHDVIPLDFPQYQRVETIEPFRAKMRRMQACADVIICNSADTLERAARVMAQWGAVPEGIVAHLGTDLTTPQPDLVPADLLPPAPYFISVGTIEPRKNHALLLDLWDAMGADAPTLLICGARGWNNEAVFARLDARTDGKVIERAGLSDGAVAALMAGSCGLLFPSFAEGYGLPPVEAAALGVPVLANDLAVIREILGNIPVYAPVDDRYLWENTIKIMAGAGPQVRKKLAFQAPDWSDHFNTVLRSL from the coding sequence TTGACAAATAACCCGCCAGCGCGCCTGCTGGATCTGACGCGACTTGTGCGTCGGGCCGGGCGTGTTTTGACGGGTGTGGATCGTGTCGAGATGGCCTATTTGCGCAGGTTGGTGGGTGATGATGTGCCTGCCTTTGCGTTGGTGCGTACGCCGCTGGGGTATTTGCTGTTGGATCGCGGGGGAATGTTGGCGCTGGCACAACGGCTGGACGGCGCAGTGGCTTGGTCTGCTCCCGGCCTGCTGTCGCGTTTGACGCAGGGGCTGACAGATGTGCAACGGGTGGCGCTTGCCGATGCGCGCAGGTTGTCGGTTGCACGGACGCTGCCGCGCGGGCTGGCTGCGATGCTGCGCAGGCACCTGCCGCAAGGCACCAATTATCTGAACACAGGCCACTCCAACCTGACCGACCGCGTGCTGCGCGCAGCAGCAGGCATGGGCGGGCGCACAGCGGTTTTTGTTCACGACGTGATCCCGTTGGACTTTCCGCAGTATCAGCGCGTCGAGACGATTGAGCCTTTTCGTGCCAAGATGCGGCGTATGCAGGCCTGTGCCGATGTGATTATCTGCAATTCCGCCGATACGCTGGAGCGGGCGGCGCGGGTGATGGCACAGTGGGGGGCTGTGCCTGAAGGTATTGTCGCCCATCTGGGAACAGACCTGACCACCCCACAGCCCGATCTGGTGCCTGCCGATCTGTTGCCCCCTGCGCCGTATTTCATCAGCGTCGGTACTATTGAGCCACGCAAGAACCACGCGCTGCTGTTGGACTTGTGGGACGCGATGGGTGCCGATGCCCCGACGCTGTTGATTTGCGGAGCGCGGGGCTGGAACAACGAAGCAGTATTTGCCCGTCTGGATGCCCGTACTGACGGCAAGGTGATTGAGCGCGCGGGCCTGTCGGACGGCGCTGTTGCGGCCCTTATGGCCGGATCGTGCGGACTCTTGTTTCCCAGCTTCGCCGAAGGCTATGGCCTGCCTCCGGTTGAGGCCGCAGCCCTGGGGGTGCCAGTGCTCGCGAATGATTTGGCGGTAATTCGAGAAATCCTTGGAAATATTCCCGTTTACGCGCCAGTCGATGATCGGTATCTGTGGGAAAACACGATAAAAATAATGGCTGGAGCAGGGCCACAGGTTCGGAAAAAGCTAGCTTTTCAGGCGCCGGACTGGTCCGATCACTTCAACACTGTATTAAGATCGCTTTGA
- the galE gene encoding UDP-glucose 4-epimerase GalE, with protein sequence MDNHVLVTGGAGYIGAHACKALRKAGFVPVTYDNLVTGWQDAVKFGPFEKGDLLDRTRLDEVFAKYEPVAVMHFAALSQVGESMSQPGRYWRNNVGGSLNLIEAAVDAACMNFVFSSTCATYGDQDNVVLDENSDQYPINAYGASKRAIEDILRDFEAAHGLRHVIYRYFNVAGADPEGEVGEFHQPETHLIPLMLDAIDGKRDALTIFGTDYDTPDGTCIRDYVHVCDLVDAHVLGLKWLQDGKGSRVFNLGTGCGFSVREVIDQSRAVTNRAVPINEGARRAGDATKLVSGSSRAKAELGWKPDRSNLNTMIADAWRWHQTGHFDK encoded by the coding sequence TTGGACAATCACGTATTGGTAACAGGCGGTGCGGGCTATATCGGGGCGCACGCCTGCAAGGCACTGCGCAAGGCGGGCTTTGTGCCAGTCACCTACGACAATCTGGTGACCGGTTGGCAGGATGCGGTCAAGTTTGGCCCGTTTGAAAAGGGCGACTTGCTTGACCGGACGCGGCTGGATGAAGTTTTTGCCAAATATGAACCCGTTGCAGTCATGCACTTTGCCGCCCTTAGTCAGGTGGGCGAAAGCATGTCGCAGCCGGGCCGGTACTGGCGCAACAATGTCGGCGGTTCGCTGAACCTGATCGAGGCGGCAGTTGATGCAGCCTGTATGAATTTTGTGTTCTCCTCTACCTGCGCCACCTACGGCGATCAGGACAATGTGGTGTTGGACGAAAACAGTGATCAGTATCCGATCAACGCCTATGGCGCGTCCAAACGTGCCATCGAAGACATCCTGCGCGACTTTGAGGCGGCGCACGGGTTGCGCCATGTGATCTATCGCTATTTCAATGTGGCTGGTGCCGACCCCGAAGGCGAGGTAGGCGAATTCCATCAGCCCGAGACGCACCTGATCCCGCTGATGCTGGATGCCATCGACGGTAAACGTGACGCACTGACCATCTTTGGCACCGATTATGATACACCCGACGGCACCTGCATCCGTGATTACGTGCATGTCTGCGATCTGGTGGATGCGCATGTTCTGGGTTTGAAGTGGTTGCAGGATGGCAAAGGCAGTCGGGTGTTCAATCTGGGCACCGGCTGCGGCTTTTCTGTACGCGAGGTTATTGACCAGTCGCGCGCCGTAACCAACCGTGCGGTGCCGATCAACGAAGGTGCGCGGCGTGCGGGTGACGCAACCAAGCTGGTGTCGGGTTCGTCCCGCGCCAAGGCGGAACTGGGCTGGAAGCCCGACCGATCAAATCTGAACACCATGATCGCCGATGCATGGAGATGGCACCAAACTGGGCACTTTGACAAATAA
- the galU gene encoding UTP--glucose-1-phosphate uridylyltransferase GalU — protein sequence MRKKVTKAIFPVAGLGTRFLPATKSVPKEIMTLVDRPLIQYAIDEARAAGIKEFIFVTSRGKGALEDYFDHAPQLEQELRKKGKTELLEILKGTNMDSGAIAYIRQHKALGLGHAVWCARRLVGNEPFAVILPDDVIAAEKPCLQQMVEAYEETGGSIVAAMEVPPEKASSYGVLETSEDMGDLVKVKSMVEKPAPGTAPSNLAVIGRYILSPNVLSNLNRIKSGAGGEIQLTDAIADEISQDKAVYGFRFRGQRFDCGSKSGFLQATVSFGLAREELRDDLYAYIRDIVNMDKAAE from the coding sequence ATGAGAAAAAAAGTAACTAAAGCCATTTTTCCGGTGGCGGGTTTGGGCACACGTTTTTTGCCAGCGACAAAATCGGTTCCAAAAGAAATTATGACATTGGTCGACCGTCCGCTAATCCAATATGCGATCGACGAAGCACGGGCTGCCGGTATTAAAGAATTCATTTTTGTTACCTCGCGTGGCAAAGGCGCGCTTGAGGATTACTTTGACCACGCGCCCCAGTTGGAACAAGAGCTGCGCAAAAAAGGCAAAACCGAGCTTTTGGAAATTCTTAAGGGCACCAACATGGATTCGGGCGCCATCGCCTATATCCGCCAGCACAAGGCGCTGGGTCTTGGTCACGCGGTCTGGTGCGCGCGCCGTCTGGTGGGTAATGAACCCTTTGCCGTGATCCTGCCCGACGATGTCATCGCCGCCGAAAAGCCCTGCTTGCAGCAGATGGTCGAGGCCTATGAGGAGACCGGTGGCAGTATTGTTGCCGCAATGGAAGTGCCGCCCGAAAAGGCTTCTTCCTATGGGGTCCTAGAAACCAGCGAAGACATGGGCGATCTGGTCAAGGTCAAAAGCATGGTCGAAAAACCTGCGCCCGGAACCGCCCCGTCCAATCTGGCGGTTATTGGCCGTTACATCCTGTCCCCGAACGTTCTGTCCAACCTTAACCGGATCAAATCGGGTGCGGGTGGTGAAATCCAGCTGACCGACGCTATTGCGGACGAAATCTCGCAGGACAAGGCTGTGTACGGTTTCCGTTTTCGCGGGCAGCGCTTTGACTGTGGGTCCAAGTCCGGCTTCCTTCAGGCCACGGTTTCCTTTGGTCTGGCGCGTGAGGAATTGCGGGATGATCTTTATGCGTACATCCGTGACATTGTGAACATGGATAAGGCCGCAGAATAA
- a CDS encoding glycosyltransferase family 2 protein, protein MTQLPVSVVIVSRGRPDALSLCLTGCMQLHYDPFEIVVVADPAGVAAAEALPFAKQIKIIGFDEANISAARNVGISAAAGDIVAFVDDDAVPEPTWLTHLTQAMQQGGVVVAGGYVRGRNGISYQWKGRTLNATGETMDLPVSGLDPVVVQPTSERAAKTEGTNMAVRRDVLVELGGFDPAYHYFLDETDLNMRLAKAGHACAIVPRAQVHHGFAANKLRRADRVPTDLFDIGASWAVFQRKFIPREKRLDHWRAIRKSERGRAIRLMVSGHIEPHAVTTLIARLDQGYGQGISRGLGDGFVADVPNAPFKRIAPLTKAPTYIATRSFGAAKARTDAVRRVKDNQVVTLIILTHTALYHQACFHPDGYWEQCGGLFGKSDRNQSALRPWRFAKRFSAEVSRIAAIRGGAV, encoded by the coding sequence ATGACCCAACTGCCGGTCAGCGTGGTTATTGTTAGCCGCGGTCGACCGGATGCGCTAAGCCTATGTCTGACGGGATGTATGCAACTGCACTATGATCCGTTCGAGATTGTGGTGGTGGCAGACCCCGCAGGCGTTGCAGCGGCGGAAGCGCTGCCATTTGCCAAACAGATCAAGATTATTGGGTTTGACGAGGCGAATATATCGGCGGCGCGCAATGTGGGTATTTCGGCCGCAGCGGGCGACATCGTGGCCTTTGTCGATGACGATGCGGTGCCGGAACCTACGTGGCTGACCCATCTGACACAGGCGATGCAGCAGGGTGGTGTCGTGGTTGCGGGCGGATACGTGCGCGGTCGCAACGGGATTTCCTATCAGTGGAAGGGCCGCACGCTGAACGCGACGGGCGAGACGATGGATTTGCCTGTCTCGGGGCTGGACCCGGTTGTGGTGCAGCCCACGTCCGAGAGGGCCGCAAAGACCGAAGGCACCAATATGGCGGTGCGCCGCGATGTGCTGGTGGAGTTGGGCGGATTTGACCCTGCCTATCACTATTTTCTGGATGAAACCGATTTGAACATGCGACTGGCCAAGGCAGGGCACGCCTGTGCCATTGTGCCGCGAGCGCAGGTGCATCACGGCTTTGCCGCAAACAAACTGCGCCGTGCCGACCGTGTGCCGACCGACCTGTTCGACATCGGGGCCAGTTGGGCCGTGTTTCAGCGTAAATTTATTCCCCGCGAAAAACGCCTTGATCACTGGCGCGCTATCCGGAAATCCGAGCGTGGGCGTGCCATCCGTCTGATGGTCAGCGGCCATATCGAACCTCACGCCGTTACCACGTTGATCGCACGGCTGGATCAGGGTTACGGGCAGGGCATTTCACGGGGACTGGGCGATGGCTTTGTTGCCGATGTGCCCAATGCTCCGTTCAAGCGAATCGCACCTTTGACGAAGGCACCGACCTACATCGCAACTCGCAGTTTTGGCGCGGCCAAGGCGCGCACAGACGCAGTGCGTAGGGTGAAAGACAACCAAGTGGTCACCTTGATCATTTTGACACATACGGCGTTGTATCATCAGGCATGTTTTCATCCGGACGGATATTGGGAACAGTGCGGAGGCCTGTTCGGAAAAAGCGATCGCAACCAGTCCGCGTTGCGCCCGTGGCGCTTTGCTAAGCGGTTCTCCGCAGAAGTTTCGAGAATTGCGGCAATTCGCGGTGGAGCTGTTTAA
- a CDS encoding 3-deoxy-manno-octulosonate cytidylyltransferase yields the protein MSVLVVIPARYASTRYPGKPLVALTGASGVASTLIERSWRAAMSVQGVDRVVVATDDDRIAQTAQAFGAEVVMTAPECANGTERCAEAHAVLGGGYDVVVNLQGDAPLTPSWFVEALIEAMQASQDADIATPVLRCDGATLNGFLVDRKAGRVGGTTAVFDGNRKALYFSKEVIPYIGTSFADDAAETPVFHHVGVYAYRPAALAAYPGWTVGPLEQLEGLEQLRFMESGGAVLCVEVDARGRQFWELNNPEDVPRIEKMMAEMGLE from the coding sequence ATGTCGGTTCTGGTTGTCATCCCTGCCCGCTACGCTTCGACCCGCTACCCCGGCAAGCCTTTGGTGGCGCTGACAGGGGCCAGCGGCGTTGCGTCCACGTTAATCGAACGCAGCTGGCGCGCAGCCATGTCGGTGCAAGGTGTGGACCGCGTGGTTGTGGCCACGGATGATGACCGGATCGCGCAAACTGCGCAGGCTTTCGGGGCCGAGGTCGTGATGACAGCGCCCGAATGCGCCAATGGCACCGAACGCTGCGCCGAGGCGCATGCGGTTTTGGGCGGTGGCTATGATGTGGTTGTGAACCTTCAAGGCGATGCGCCCCTGACGCCGTCCTGGTTCGTTGAGGCGCTGATCGAGGCAATGCAGGCCTCGCAGGATGCCGACATCGCTACGCCGGTTTTGCGCTGTGACGGTGCGACGTTGAACGGCTTTTTGGTGGATCGCAAAGCGGGCCGCGTTGGTGGCACTACTGCGGTTTTCGACGGCAACCGCAAGGCGCTGTACTTCAGCAAGGAAGTGATCCCCTATATTGGCACGAGTTTCGCGGATGATGCTGCCGAGACACCGGTGTTTCACCACGTTGGTGTCTATGCATATCGCCCGGCGGCGTTGGCGGCCTATCCCGGTTGGACAGTTGGCCCGCTGGAGCAACTAGAAGGGTTGGAGCAGTTGCGCTTTATGGAAAGTGGCGGCGCGGTTTTATGTGTCGAAGTCGATGCACGCGGACGCCAGTTCTGGGAGCTGAACAACCCCGAAGACGTGCCCCGCATCGAGAAAATGATGGCTGAAATGGGTCTGGAATGA
- the cysQ gene encoding 3'(2'),5'-bisphosphate nucleotidase CysQ: MNYETLVPLMRRLALEAGDKIMEIYEADDFEVKTKSDNSPVTAADEAADAIISDGLRETFPDVMLVTEEQSATHDTSGDTFLIVDPLDGTKEFVHRRGDFTVNIALIEGGKPTRGVVYAPAKNRMFFTQANGQAVEEAGPFQKDLIGSLTPLTVSKPDNDALMIVASKSHRDQATDEYINKYAVKDMTSAGSSLKFCLIATGEADLYPRLGRTMEWDTAAGHAVLLGAGGKVVRFDDHSDLTYGKDGYENPFFIAYSPTVALKSA; encoded by the coding sequence ATGAACTACGAGACATTGGTGCCATTGATGCGCAGGCTGGCGCTTGAGGCGGGCGACAAGATCATGGAGATTTACGAGGCTGACGATTTCGAGGTGAAAACCAAGTCGGACAACAGCCCCGTAACCGCCGCCGATGAAGCTGCCGATGCGATCATCTCGGACGGTTTGCGCGAAACCTTTCCCGACGTGATGCTGGTGACCGAGGAGCAATCGGCCACTCATGACACCTCGGGCGACACATTTCTGATTGTCGATCCGCTGGATGGCACCAAGGAGTTTGTCCACCGTCGCGGCGATTTTACTGTGAACATTGCATTGATCGAAGGCGGCAAGCCGACACGCGGCGTGGTTTATGCCCCTGCCAAGAATCGGATGTTCTTTACGCAGGCCAATGGCCAGGCTGTTGAAGAAGCAGGCCCCTTTCAAAAAGATCTTATAGGTTCGTTGACGCCCCTGACCGTATCCAAGCCGGACAATGATGCGCTGATGATTGTGGCTTCGAAATCGCACCGCGATCAGGCAACCGACGAGTACATCAACAAATACGCTGTCAAAGACATGACTTCTGCCGGTTCGTCGCTGAAATTCTGCCTGATCGCCACAGGCGAAGCAGACTTGTATCCCCGTCTGGGCCGCACGATGGAGTGGGACACCGCCGCAGGACACGCCGTTCTTTTGGGCGCGGGCGGCAAGGTTGTGCGCTTTGATGACCACAGCGATCTGACCTATGGCAAAGACGGCTATGAAAACCCGTTCTTTATCGCCTACTCGCCTACAGTGGCGTTGAAGTCCGCCTGA